GAAGAAGTTGTAGGCGAGCGAGGCGGTGACCCCGGCGAACAGCCCCGCGCGCAGGCCGAAGCTGGCCGCGGCGAACATCACCGGCACCAGGAACATCATGCCGACATTGCCGAGGTCGATCAGTTCGACCAGTCCACGGGCGATCGCCGTGCACAGCGCCACCGCCGCCAGCGTCCAGAGATAGTCGGAGAGGTCGCCGCGCGGCCGGCGCGGCGCGGCGGCGCCCGGCATCTCGCGCGCCACCTCGCCGTCGCCGGGCAGCACATGGATGGCGACGCCATCGATCGCGCGGACGAGCTGGTCGACGACCGAGCCGTGGCGCAGCTCGAACATCCAGCTTCGCGTCGACTTGCCGATGACGATCTGGGTGGCGCGCGCCTCAGTAGCGAAGTCGCGCAGGCCATCGACCACGCGCTGCGCGGGGATGCTGGCGGTGACCGCGCCGAGGCGGGAGGCGAGCGCCATCGCATCGGCGACGCGCTGGCGCTCGAAGTCGCTGAGACTCTGGCTGCGCTGCGTCTCGATATGGACGACCGTCCACGGCGCCTTCAGCGCATCGGCAAGGCGCTTGCCGGCGCGCACCAGCCCCGGGCCGCTGGGATGCTCGCTGATCGCGACGATGATCCGCTCCCCCACCGCGAAGCTGCCCGCCAGCGCGTGCTGGCGGACATAGTCCAGCATCTGCGCGTCCACCGCCTGCGCGGCGCGGCGCAGCGCGAGTTCGCGCAGCGCGGTGAGGTTGGATTTGGAAAAGAAATGGCCGAGCGCGCGGCTCGCTTCCTCGGGCACATAGACCTTGCCCTCCTTCAGCCGTTCGATCAGCTCGTCGGGCGGGATGTCGACCACCTCGATCTCGGCGGCCTCCAGCATCGCATCGGGCACCGTCTCGCGCACGCGGACGCGGGTGAAGGAGGCGACGACGTCGTTGAGGCTTTCGACATGCTGGATGTTGACGGTCGAATAGACGTCGATCCCGGCGTCGAGCAGTTCCTCGACATCCTGATAGCGCTTGGGGTGGCGACTGCTGGGGGCGTTGGTGTGGGCGAGCTCGTCGACGAGGACGAGCTGCGGGCGGCGCGCGAGGATCGCGTCGATGTCCATCTCGCCGAGGTTGTGGCCGCGATGGTCGACGTCGATGCGGGGGATCACCTCATAGCCCGCGACCAGCGCCTCGGTCTCGCGCCGGCCATGCGTCTCGACGACGCCGATGACGATATCGATGCCGGCCTCGCGCCGCTGGCGGCCTTCGGAAAGCATCTCGTAGGTCTTGCCGACGCCGGGGGCGGCCCCCAGGAACAGCTTGAGACGGCCGCGGCCTTCCTGCGCGGCCTGGCGCAGGAAGGCCTCCGGGTCCGGACGGTCGGGGGCCGAGGTCATGGGCCCGTTGCCCGGTGCGTCCGACGCTTCATTCCGCGATGATTAGCCGGCGTTCGCCATTGCGTCGAGCGCGCGGTTGAGCGCGAGGACGTTGACGGTGGGCTCGCCGAGGAAGGCGGGCACCGGCGTGCGCACCGATCGGTTCACCAGCGCGCGAACCGCGGCCGGATCGAGCTTGCGGGC
The window above is part of the Sphingomonas sanxanigenens DSM 19645 = NX02 genome. Proteins encoded here:
- a CDS encoding sensor histidine kinase, with protein sequence MTSAPDRPDPEAFLRQAAQEGRGRLKLFLGAAPGVGKTYEMLSEGRQRREAGIDIVIGVVETHGRRETEALVAGYEVIPRIDVDHRGHNLGEMDIDAILARRPQLVLVDELAHTNAPSSRHPKRYQDVEELLDAGIDVYSTVNIQHVESLNDVVASFTRVRVRETVPDAMLEAAEIEVVDIPPDELIERLKEGKVYVPEEASRALGHFFSKSNLTALRELALRRAAQAVDAQMLDYVRQHALAGSFAVGERIIVAISEHPSGPGLVRAGKRLADALKAPWTVVHIETQRSQSLSDFERQRVADAMALASRLGAVTASIPAQRVVDGLRDFATEARATQIVIGKSTRSWMFELRHGSVVDQLVRAIDGVAIHVLPGDGEVAREMPGAAAPRRPRGDLSDYLWTLAAVALCTAIARGLVELIDLGNVGMMFLVPVMFAAASFGLRAGLFAGVTASLAYNFFFLPPTGTLTVSNPENIISIFVLLGVALVTSQFAARVRTQADLAQSSARQNAALAGFSRLLTGAADQEALMQAICAEVARLFDVRTVLLLPSATGPQLRAAYPPEDRLDQIELAAAQWAIDNEQPAGRGSSTLTASDWLFHPLATTRGVLGVLGLAREDAGEPLRSDQMPLLMSLLDQAAIAFDRMALEGEMQDARQLRERDRLRSALLSSVSHDLRTPLTSILSAVQQMRIEPRPDLVETVEDEAQRLNRFVANLLDMARVEAGALPLRIEATDLTDAVASAVHDTRRALAGHEIRLEIPPDMPLVRIDPQLFHHCLINLLDNTGRYADPDTPVTIAARRDAQGIALSIIDQGPGIPPGKESKLFETFTRLEGSDRAKGGTGLGLAIVKGFAEAMGLAVSARNVDPPGACFTITIPESAVISALDDQDLP